From Candidatus Angelobacter sp., a single genomic window includes:
- a CDS encoding MBL fold metallo-hydrolase — MRVVNLNPAPDIGASAWFVEIEGHRLLMDAGTHPKREGRESLPLYRLIQKEDLDAIAVTHCHHDHVGSLPVALRHFPRAHALMTELSYFLIERVLHNSVNVMTRQRDELGIKEYPLFSHDEVDEIAALFQGFRYNREIEWASCQKTRAGFPAPTLEFYDAGHALGSAGIMVRGQKETLFYTGDVCFGDQTLLRGARFADVKADVLIMETTRGNRGVPPGFSRETEIERFTAALHDVLKRKGCVLIPTFALGRTQEILALLALLMKAGRLRQQPIYIGGLGRVFTEIYDLEAHRAHRNHSNLKLTEALNLAVLEPGQVHKMKLSGGRIFVLTAGMMSEHTAAHDLAARMIGDERQAIFFVGYADPDTPGGRLKAAKAGDTFVFSASAGEVTRRCRVEDFDLTAHANRDELLDFVGQASPRAVLLGHGEEDSRNWFEQQIRGRWPKIKVVQPGPGKSVEV, encoded by the coding sequence ATGCGCGTGGTCAATCTAAATCCCGCCCCGGACATCGGCGCCAGCGCCTGGTTTGTTGAAATCGAAGGTCATCGCCTGCTCATGGACGCGGGCACGCACCCGAAGCGCGAGGGCCGCGAAAGCCTGCCTCTCTACCGGCTCATCCAAAAGGAGGACCTCGACGCCATCGCCGTCACTCATTGTCATCATGACCACGTCGGCTCGCTGCCGGTCGCGCTCCGTCATTTCCCGAGGGCGCACGCCTTGATGACCGAGTTGAGCTACTTTCTCATCGAGCGCGTGCTGCACAATTCGGTAAACGTGATGACCCGCCAGCGCGACGAACTCGGCATCAAGGAATACCCGCTCTTTTCGCATGATGAGGTGGACGAAATCGCCGCCCTGTTTCAGGGCTTCCGTTACAACCGCGAAATTGAATGGGCCTCCTGCCAGAAAACGAGAGCCGGATTCCCTGCCCCGACGCTCGAATTTTACGACGCCGGCCACGCGCTCGGTTCCGCCGGAATCATGGTGCGCGGACAAAAGGAAACCCTTTTTTACACCGGTGACGTTTGTTTCGGCGACCAGACCCTCCTGCGCGGCGCGCGCTTTGCCGACGTGAAGGCTGATGTGCTCATCATGGAAACCACCCGTGGCAATCGCGGAGTGCCGCCCGGCTTTTCACGGGAAACCGAAATCGAGCGTTTTACGGCCGCTTTGCACGACGTTCTCAAACGCAAGGGCTGCGTGCTGATTCCCACTTTTGCGCTCGGTCGAACGCAGGAAATCCTCGCGCTGCTCGCCCTGCTCATGAAGGCCGGCAGGTTGCGGCAGCAGCCCATCTATATCGGCGGCCTGGGCCGAGTGTTCACGGAGATTTACGACCTCGAAGCGCACCGGGCCCATCGCAACCACAGCAACCTCAAACTGACCGAAGCGCTCAACCTCGCTGTGCTCGAACCCGGCCAGGTGCACAAAATGAAGCTCTCCGGCGGACGCATCTTCGTCCTCACTGCCGGCATGATGAGCGAGCACACCGCCGCGCACGACCTCGCCGCCCGCATGATCGGTGACGAGCGCCAGGCCATCTTCTTCGTCGGTTACGCGGACCCGGACACGCCCGGTGGACGACTCAAGGCGGCGAAGGCCGGCGACACCTTCGTGTTCAGCGCGAGCGCGGGTGAGGTCACCCGACGTTGCCGCGTCGAGGACTTCGACCTCACCGCTCACGCGAACCGCGACGAACTGCTCGACTTTGTCGGCCAGGCTTCGCCCCGCGCCGTCCTGCTTGGCCACGGCGAAGAAGACTCGCGCAACTGGTTCGAGCAACAAATTCGTGGCCGTTGGCCGAAGATCAAGGTCGTTCAACCCGGTCCGGGAAAGAGCGTGGAAGTCTGA